A genomic stretch from Candidatus Zixiibacteriota bacterium includes:
- a CDS encoding TIGR00282 family metallophosphoesterase, which translates to MRILILGDVVGRAARRAFRGMVPELARKEAIDLVVANAENAAGGMGVDVKSAEELFAAGAHVLTSGNHIWKKKEIFPYLEETANLLRPANFPAGAPGRGWCAWDNGKGLRALVVNVQGRVFMPQHVDDPFRSVDAVLREHGGHSRVVVVDVHAEATSEKNAIGWYLDGRASVVFGTHTHVQTADERILPGGTAYITDVGMCGPFDSVIGIEREIVIEGFLTQLPRRFEVARDNVVLQGIIAEVDEESGKARSVQRLQLRWEGSS; encoded by the coding sequence ATGCGCATTTTGATCTTGGGAGACGTGGTGGGCCGGGCGGCGCGCCGGGCGTTTCGTGGGATGGTTCCAGAGCTGGCGCGAAAAGAGGCGATCGATCTGGTCGTCGCGAACGCCGAAAACGCGGCGGGCGGCATGGGGGTCGACGTCAAGAGCGCCGAGGAGCTGTTCGCCGCCGGAGCCCACGTGCTCACGTCCGGAAACCACATCTGGAAGAAGAAGGAGATCTTCCCGTACCTGGAGGAAACCGCCAATCTGCTGCGGCCGGCCAATTTTCCCGCAGGCGCTCCCGGCAGGGGGTGGTGCGCCTGGGACAACGGTAAGGGGCTGCGCGCTCTCGTCGTGAACGTCCAGGGCCGGGTTTTCATGCCCCAGCACGTAGACGATCCGTTCCGCAGCGTCGATGCCGTCTTGCGCGAGCACGGCGGGCACTCGCGCGTGGTGGTCGTCGACGTTCATGCCGAGGCGACGTCGGAGAAAAACGCGATCGGCTGGTATCTCGACGGCCGGGCTTCGGTGGTTTTCGGGACACACACCCACGTCCAGACCGCCGACGAGCGGATCCTTCCGGGCGGTACCGCCTACATCACCGATGTGGGAATGTGCGGGCCGTTCGATTCCGTCATCGGGATCGAGCGCGAAATCGTGATTGAAGGGTTCTTGACCCAGCTCCCGCGGCGGTTCGAGGTCGCGCGCGACAACGTCGTGCTCCAGGGCATCATCGCCGAGGTCGACGAGGAGAGCGGCAAGGCGCGGTCGGTGCAGCGGCTGCAGCTGCGCTGGGAGGGGTCGTCGTGA
- the rny gene encoding ribonuclease Y: MSGIAGLIVGAVSVLAASWLRKRQRQMQVELARTTAARIIEEAKKDANAIKKEAEIQARDSVLKEQMDFEKEVRETRRELQALEKRLLSKEEGLEKRAEALDSRETEIGRREAALKSKEKSLEEKAVECDRRIEEARRQLEQVAGLTREEAKKSLMEEMIEEAKHESAKRIRVIEEEAKAEAVRKSQKIIALAIERLAGDFVAERSVTVFPLPNDELKGKIIGREGRNIRALEAATGIDLIVDDTPETVVISGHNPIRREIARLSLEKLVSDGRIHPGRIEEVVRKSEQELEEAIREAGQKAVFDVGVHGIHPELVKLLGRLKYRYSYAQNVLLHSIEAAYICGMMAAELGLNEKQARRAALLHDIGKAVDHEVEGSHAIIGAELARKYGESPKIVNAIAAHHEDVKAETILAPLVDAADALSGARPGARREMMESYVRRLEELERIVNAFRGVEKSYAVQAGREIRVMVQHELVSDDDAARMAREIAKKIENEMTYPGQIKVTVIREVRAVDYAR, from the coding sequence TTGTCCGGCATCGCAGGGCTGATCGTGGGAGCCGTTTCCGTGCTGGCGGCCTCCTGGCTGCGTAAACGGCAGCGGCAGATGCAGGTCGAGCTCGCGCGCACGACGGCGGCGCGCATCATCGAGGAAGCCAAGAAGGACGCCAATGCGATCAAGAAAGAGGCGGAAATACAGGCTCGTGACAGCGTTCTCAAGGAGCAGATGGATTTCGAGAAGGAGGTGCGAGAGACCCGGAGAGAACTTCAGGCGCTCGAAAAGAGGTTGTTGAGCAAGGAAGAGGGGCTGGAAAAGCGGGCGGAGGCCTTGGACAGCCGGGAAACCGAGATCGGCCGTCGCGAGGCCGCTCTTAAGTCGAAAGAAAAGTCGCTCGAGGAAAAAGCCGTAGAGTGCGACCGTCGTATCGAGGAGGCGCGACGCCAGCTGGAGCAGGTGGCTGGGTTGACCCGGGAGGAAGCCAAGAAAAGCCTCATGGAGGAAATGATCGAGGAGGCCAAGCACGAGTCGGCCAAGCGGATTCGCGTCATCGAAGAGGAGGCCAAGGCCGAGGCGGTGCGCAAGAGCCAGAAGATCATCGCGCTGGCGATCGAAAGGTTGGCGGGAGACTTCGTCGCCGAGCGTTCGGTGACGGTTTTTCCGCTGCCGAACGACGAGCTCAAGGGAAAGATCATCGGCCGAGAGGGCCGCAACATCAGGGCGCTCGAGGCGGCTACCGGCATCGATCTGATCGTGGACGACACGCCGGAAACCGTCGTGATCTCCGGCCACAACCCCATCCGTCGTGAAATCGCCCGGCTCTCGCTGGAAAAGCTGGTCTCTGACGGGCGCATCCATCCGGGCCGCATCGAGGAAGTCGTGCGTAAGTCGGAGCAGGAACTGGAGGAGGCGATCCGGGAGGCGGGCCAGAAGGCGGTCTTCGACGTCGGCGTCCACGGGATCCATCCCGAGCTGGTCAAGCTTCTGGGCCGGCTGAAGTACCGCTACAGCTATGCCCAGAACGTGCTGCTGCATTCGATCGAGGCCGCCTACATCTGTGGCATGATGGCCGCCGAGCTGGGGCTGAACGAGAAGCAGGCGCGCCGAGCGGCGCTGCTCCACGACATCGGCAAGGCGGTCGACCATGAGGTCGAAGGCTCGCACGCCATCATCGGCGCGGAGCTCGCGCGCAAGTACGGGGAATCGCCGAAGATCGTCAACGCGATCGCGGCGCACCACGAAGACGTGAAGGCGGAAACCATCCTCGCTCCGCTGGTCGACGCAGCCGATGCTCTTTCCGGGGCGCGACCGGGCGCCCGCCGCGAGATGATGGAGAGCTACGTTCGGCGGCTGGAGGAACTGGAGCGCATCGTCAACGCGTTCCGGGGCGTCGAAAAGTCCTATGCGGTCCAGGCCGGACGGGAGATTCGGGTCATGGTGCAGCACGAGCTGGTTTCCGACGACGATGCGGCGCGGATGGCCCGGGAGATCGCCAAGAAAATCGAGAACGAGATGACCTATCCCGGCCAGATCAAGGTGACGGTCATCCGCGAGGTGCGGGCAGTGGACTACGCGAGATGA
- a CDS encoding 5-formyltetrahydrofolate cyclo-ligase yields MVERKRELRAVALSRRASLSPSESCRLSRQIQERAVQWPRYRDCAAVALYRAVQNEVATDTLREHAMATGKQVFYPRTAREGTLEFVRVEADEPWTVGWGGVPEPTGSVRLTAAPDRFVVFVPGVAFDVRGGRLGRGKGGYDRFLAALGSQATVVGLAYEFQIVDEVPTETWDQRVDFIVTESRLICCRDRRQQLSLS; encoded by the coding sequence ATGGTAGAGAGGAAACGTGAGCTTCGCGCCGTGGCCTTGTCGCGGCGTGCTTCTCTTTCCCCGTCAGAAAGCTGCCGGCTGAGCCGGCAGATCCAAGAACGCGCGGTGCAGTGGCCCCGCTACCGGGATTGTGCCGCCGTCGCCCTCTATCGTGCTGTGCAGAACGAGGTTGCCACCGATACTCTTCGGGAACACGCCATGGCGACGGGAAAACAGGTTTTCTATCCAAGAACGGCTCGGGAGGGAACCCTGGAATTCGTTCGCGTGGAGGCGGACGAGCCGTGGACGGTCGGATGGGGTGGCGTTCCCGAGCCGACGGGCAGCGTCCGCTTGACCGCCGCTCCCGACCGGTTTGTGGTGTTCGTGCCGGGCGTGGCGTTCGACGTGCGAGGAGGCCGACTCGGCCGTGGAAAGGGGGGGTACGATCGTTTTCTCGCGGCCTTGGGCTCGCAAGCCACGGTAGTGGGGCTGGCTTACGAGTTCCAGATCGTCGATGAGGTCCCGACGGAAACGTGGGACCAGAGAGTCGATTTTATCGTCACCGAAAGCAGACTGATCTGCTGCCGCGATCGGCGCCAGCAGCTTTCTCTTTCCTGA
- a CDS encoding cell division protein ZapA translates to MKRALEVEILGQKFTISSEADEDYMRMVAEYVDSKMQELSRASKTAAKSNLAMLAALNIADEYHRLREAHDEVLNKVHQLSKRVSVTLAEEG, encoded by the coding sequence ATGAAGCGAGCGCTCGAAGTCGAGATTCTGGGACAGAAGTTCACCATCAGCAGCGAGGCGGACGAGGATTACATGCGGATGGTGGCGGAGTACGTGGACAGCAAAATGCAGGAATTGTCCCGGGCGTCCAAAACCGCCGCCAAGTCCAATCTCGCCATGCTGGCCGCGCTGAACATCGCGGACGAGTACCATCGGTTGAGAGAAGCGCACGACGAGGTTCTGAACAAGGTCCATCAGTTGTCGAAACGAGTCTCAGTAACACTGGCCGAGGAGGGTTGA
- the zapB gene encoding cell division protein ZapB, whose product MALDNIEQLEAKINRLIEKHERVKKEKELIEKKLQQKESEWHHLRGQLRQYERERVEMRDKLDKILGQFEALDLSD is encoded by the coding sequence ATGGCTCTCGACAACATCGAACAGCTCGAAGCGAAGATCAATCGATTGATCGAGAAGCACGAAAGGGTGAAAAAGGAGAAGGAGCTGATCGAGAAAAAGCTCCAGCAAAAGGAAAGCGAATGGCATCACCTGAGGGGCCAGCTGCGTCAGTACGAGCGTGAGCGGGTCGAGATGAGAGACAAGCTCGACAAGATACTCGGACAGTTCGAGGCTCTGGACCTTTCGGATTGA